The following are encoded in a window of Colletotrichum lupini chromosome 3, complete sequence genomic DNA:
- a CDS encoding aldose 1-epimerase, giving the protein MSDATFEFLPLGAILQSFKVKGVNIVQGFPTQDLYEKHNSPYFGVTVGRVANRLASAQIKSLNGGKTYKLAANDGNNNLHGGAKPWSSKVWEGPKPVGVRAIPGVEGLQGGESVQFSLTSEDGDEGFPGKVQVKVIYTAGTQQVDGKEVSVLGMEYEAQLVDGAEETAINMTNHSYFNLTGDETFAGTVATLATNAYLPREDGIPTGGPAPFPGIEGGKPFELGVEAPAVDDCFVVVEEKEAGAVPIDTRQAPLKLHVHAKHPKNEVNLEVLSTEPAFQFYTGEGIDVPAVGGVAARGKRSGFCVEPSRWVNAVNVDEWKGQMLLKKGETYGTRIVYKAWSE; this is encoded by the coding sequence ATGTCGGACGCTACCTTCGAGTTCCTGCCCCTGGGCGCCATCCTGCAGTCCTTCAAGGTCAAGGGCGTCAACATCGTCCAAGGCTTCCCGACCCAGGACCTCTACGAGAAGCACAACTCGCCTTACTTTGGCGTCACCGTCGGCCGCGTCGCGAACCGCCTCGCCTCGGCGCAGATCAAATCCCTCAACGGGGGGAAGACGTACAAGCTCGCCGCCAACGACGGCAACAACAACCTGCACGGCGGCGCCAAGCCCTGGAGCTCCAAGGTCTGGGAGGGTCCCAAGCCCGTCGGCGTCCGCGCGATCCCGGGCGTCGAGGGTCTCCAGGGTGGCGAGAGCGTCCAGTTCTCGCTCACCAGCGAGGACGGCGACGAAGGGTTCCCCGGAAAGGTTCAGGTAAAGGTCATCTACACGGCCGGCACGCAGCAGGTGGACGGCAAGGAGGTCTCGGTGCTGGGCATGGAGTACGAGGCGCAGCTCGTCGACGGCGCCGAGGAGACGGCTATCAACATGACGAACCACTCGTACTTTAATCTCACGGGCGACGAGACCTTTGCTGGCACCGTCGCGACGCTGGCGACGAACGCGTACCTTCCCCGCGAGGACGGTATTCCCACCGGCGGGCCGGCGCCCTTTCCGGGCATCGAGGGCGGTAAGCCGTTTGAGCTCGGCGTCGAGGCCCCCGCGGTGGACGACTGCTTTGTCGTCgtcgaggagaaggaggctgGCGCGGTGCCGATCGATACCCGCCAAGCGCCGCTGAAGCTGCACGTGCACGCGAAGCACCCCAAGAACGAGGTCAACCTCGAGGTTCTCAGCACGGAGCCGGCGTTCCAGTTTTACACGGGCGAGGGGATCGATGTGCCCGCCGTGGGAGGGGTTGCGGCGCGGGGCAAGAGGAGCGGGTTCTGTGTCGAGCCGAGTCGGTGGGTGAATGCGGTTAATGTGGATGAGTGGAAGGGCCAGATGTTGTTGAAGAAGGGGGAGACGTATGGTACGAGGATTGTGTACAAGGCTTGGAGCGAGTAG
- a CDS encoding alpha,alpha-trehalose-phosphate synthase 1: MPSLVPDEETAPGRLLLLSNRLPITIKRSDDGSYSFSMSSGGLVTGLSGLSKTTSFQWYGWPGLEVPENEIAGMKQRLKDEYDAHPVFIDDELADKHYNGFSNSILWPLFHYHPGEITFDESAWAAYREVNRLFAKAVVQDVQDGDLIWVHDYHLMLLPEMLREEIGDSKKNVKIGFFLHTPFPSSEIYRILPVREALLTGVLDCDLIGFHTYDYARHFLSSCSRILGTPTTPNGVDYNGKFVTVGAFPIGIDPEKFVEGLKKPKVQERIDALTRKFNGVKLIYTSSWWGQSFVAEMTRLSQEATQSKTLKNIGGNVVGQVTKAIQGAVDSVTGSKDGAEDAKETKAVKQEA; encoded by the exons ATGCCTTCGCTCGTCCCCGACGAAGAGACTGCGCCTGGTCGCCTACTACTGCTCTCCAACCGACTGCCCATCACTATCAAGCGTTCCGACGATGGCAGTTACTCCTTCTCCATGTCCTCTGGTGGTCTCGTCACCGGCCTCAGTGGTCTGTCCAAAACCACCAGCTTTCAATGGTACGGATGGCCAGGCCTCGAAGTTCCCGAGAACGAGATTGCCGGCATGAAGCAGCGTCTCAAGGACGAATACGATGCTCATCCTGTCTTCATTGACGACGAGCTCGCTGACAAGCACTACAACGGCTTCTCTA ACTCTATTCTCTGGCCGCTTTTCCACTACCACCCCGGCGAAATCACATTTGACGAGAGCGCATGGGCCGCTTACCGCGAAGTCAACCGCTTGTTTGCCAAGGCTGTCGTCCAGGACGTTCAGGATGGCGATCTGATCTGGGTTCACGACTACCATCTGATGTTGCTGCCTGAGATGCTTCGCGAGGAAATCGGCGACTCCAAGAAGAACGTCAAGATTGGCTTCTTCCTGCACACGCCTTTCCCTTCTTCTGAAATTTACCGCATCCTTCCCGTTCGCGAAGCCCTCCTGACGGGCGTCCTCGACTGCGATCTAATCGGATTCCACACCTACGACTACGCTCGTCACTTCTTGAGCAGTTGCTCTCGCATTCT TGGAACTCCTACGACCCCCAATGGTGTTGATTACAATGGCAAATTCGTCACCGTTGGCGCATTCCCCATCGGTATTGATCCTGAGAAGTTCGTCGAAGGCCTCAAGAAACCCAAGGTCCAGGAGCGCATTGACGCTCTTACGCGCAAGTTCAATGGAGTGAAACTCATT TACACGTCATCCTGGTGGGGACAGTCCTTCGTCGCCGAGATGACTCGCCTCTCCCAGGAGGCGACGCAGTCCAAGACGTTGAAGAACATTGGCGGCAACGTGGTTGGTCAGGTCACCAAGGCGATTCAGGGCGCCGTCGATAGCGTCACCGGTAGCAAGGATGGCGCGGAAGATGCAAAGGAGACGAAGGCGGTAAAGCAAGAAGCATAA
- a CDS encoding transcriptional regulator — protein sequence MAPSDKEIEATILAKVREVFKTDIDNLNVNSIRRRVESDLELEDEMLSSGKWKEKSKKLIKELATDLVEGNADPDEEVEPNEDEEDVKPKKSGKRQAAEKSPPAKRRKRASAKVEESEASASEEEKPKAKPKKKAAPRKKKEETPVIDSDSDEASPAKPKASKSTNGRAGKAEESGSDALSSPPDSEDDKVEDKEEKSQEKKVEAKKDEESIEKHPEASNEKKAEAPADDTTSELSDVIDEPPKPKRKKKEAGAGPKTKAKATKQKKAPAASENPDDAEIKKLQSHLVKCGIRKIWGFELKQYGDDTKAKIRHLRGMLKDIGMDGRFSEAKAKEIKERRELEADLEAVQEMNANWGAEGRSSRSKARGQPTPKKAVKDDVSDDENVKDNEDDEDDEDQASHVPSRARGKARADLAFLGDDDEESD from the exons ATGGCCCCTTCAGACAAGGAGATCGAGGCGACGATCCTCGCCAAAGTCCGCGAGGTCTTCAAGACGGACATCGATAACCTCAACGTGAACTCCATCCGAAGGCGCGTCGAATCAGATCTCGAGCTCGAAGATGAAATGCTGTCTTCAGGAAAATGGAAGGAGAAGAGCAAAAAGCTCATCAAGGAACTCGCT ACCGACCTCGTGGAGGGCAACGCAGACCCCGATGAAGAAGTCGAACCTAACgaagatgaagaagatgTGAAGCCAAAGAAGTCGGGCAAGCGTCAAGCAGCCGAAAAATCACCGCCTGCTAAGCGCAGAAAGCGCGCCTCTGCCAAAGTAGAAGAATCTGAGGCGAGCGCctccgaggaggagaagccAAAGGCGAAGCCGAAGAAGAAAGCAGCCCCgcggaagaagaaggaggaaaCTCCTGTGATCGACTCTGATTCTGACGAAGCGAGCCCTGCCAAGCCGAAGGCGTCTAAATCCACCAACGGACGTGCGGGCAAGGCTGAAGAGAGTGGTTCAGATGCCTTGAGCTCCCCACCTGACAGCGAGGACGACAAGGTCGAGGACAAGGAGGAAAAGTCACAAGAGAAGAAGGTCGAGGCAAAAAAGGATGAGGAGTCAATCGAGAAGCACCCCGAAGCTTCGAACGAGAAGAAGGCCGAGGCGCCAGCAGACGACACGACCAGCGAGCTATCGGACGTGATAGACGAGCCACCCAAGCCGAAACGCAAGAAGAAGGAAGCTGGAGCGGGCCCCAAGACCAAGGCTAAGGCCACCAAGCAGAAGAAGGCACCGGCAGCCTCAGAGAACCCTGACGATGCGGAAATCAAAAAGCTACAATCTCATCTGGTCAAGTGTGGTATTCGCAAAATCTGGGGCTTCGAGTTGAAGCAATACGGAGACGATACCAAGGCCAAGATTAGGCACCTCAGAGGCATGCTCAAAGACATTGGAATGGATGGTCGCTTTTCAGAAGCAAAGGCAAAAGAGATCAAGGAGCGCAGAGAATTGGAGGCGGACTTGGAAGCAGTTCAGGAGATGAATGCCAATTGGGGCGCAGAAGGCAGATCGTCTCGAAGCAAGGCGCGTGGCCAACCAACGCCCAAAAAGGCTGTGAAGGATGATGTTTCTGACGACGAGAACGTCAAAGACAATGAAGACGACGAAGATGACGAGGACCAAGCGTCACACGTCCCGTCGCGTGCACGAGGCAAGGCGCGAGCGGACCTGGCGTTCctcggcgacgacgacgaagaatCGGATTGA
- a CDS encoding VID27 cytoplasmic protein, whose amino-acid sequence MFVLRNVGKLIFGSSNQESLIELPQGQLYLVRPLSPKGYSELIFKDAAARIRRTAQDFQYQLVVQRVYEEGEAELLAEEEGEDAEIDALAAAERDEKTFLLDEALHFRIEIREGKEKILAWRDLSGDTGDVYEFVCDNVVSPGQVAQFERVAKECQYERKYRKPHTTASEVDLKQFEFEDEQPIPPASPIHSPTLVRSIESADSLFVPQDPITPTKKEEQSLVQTPTKTPAKMPITPEKKSKPTGPPKSAEAPEALDTYATESCELHFYDHPSGSFIQQAAAVTATVTEVGKWEYWLQIESEDRAWLGIPIIADINPVFNFEFLSFIFNHFSADGSAYSWLLRFKDQPTLERFQEALLRALWEQLNEVKWEKKTDREQEYITSAFNDLVMEDTPEEQEEEEEEEEYEDAEDDAQRSEHYDSDEEDDDVETKDEDGNVNSQLAVGYKHDRSFVVRGSKIGVFKHTANNNLEFSTNISKVETPKGTLFSPKKVMLHNEDRNMILQNESDPNKLYRMDLEYGKVVDEWNVHEDIPVLNFAPENKFAQMTHEPTFLGISKNALYRVDPRLSGTKLVDSQLKQYVSKNDFSAISTTEKGYIAVASNKGDVRLFDRLGINAKTHIPALGEAILGLDTSADGRWVLATCRTYILLIDAMQKSGKNEGKLGFEKSFAASDKPQPRRLALTPEHVAQFAHETGKPVSFTPARFNAGEGVEETSIITATGPYIVEWSLKKVLRGAKAAYRIKRYAEEVKADDFKFGTDKNVIVALPNEVNMVGKQGLKRPTRESIAGNFAQLSMGRRDSGRITTPKSGRYKLGKEDIVASPY is encoded by the exons ATGTTTGTCCTCAGAAACG TTGGCAAACTTATCTTTGGATCTAGCAACCAAGAATCTCTCATCGAGCTCCCCCAAGGACAACTCTACCTCGTTCGCCCCCTCTCGCCAAAGGGCTACTCCGAACTCATCTTCAAGGACGCAGCTGCCCGCATCCGACGAACTGCGCAGGATTTCCAATACCAGCTCGTGGTACAGAGAGTCTACGAGGAAGGCGAGGCCGAACTTCTAGCCGAGGAGGAAGGAGAGGACGCCGAGATCGACGCACTTGCCGCCGCCGAAAGAGACGAAAAGACCTTCCTGCTTGACGAGGCCCTCCACTTCCGCATCGAGATTCGGGAAGGCAAGGAGAAGATTCTGGCCTGGAGAGACCTGAGTGGTGATACTGGTGACGTCTACGAGTTCGTCTGCGACAACGTTGTGTCTCCTGGTCAAGTCGCGCAATTCGAGCGGGTCGCCAAGGAGTGCCAGTACGAGCGTAAATACCGCAAGCCGCATACAACAGCATCCGAAGTCGACCTGAAGCAATTCGAATTTGAGGACGAGCAGCCGATTCCTCCCGCAAGTCCCATCCACAGCCCTACTCTCGTTAGATCAATCGAGTCTGCCGACAGTCTGTTTGTGCCGCAAGACCCGATCACACCCACAAAGAAGGAAGAGCAATCACTTGTCCAGACCCCTACGAAGACGCCGGCGAAGATGCCTATCACACCGGAGAAGAAGTCCAAGCCGACTGGCCCTCCGAAGTCAGCGGAGGCCCCAGAGGCTCTCGACACGTACGCTACAGAGAGCTGTGAGCTTCACTTCTACGACCATCCCTCTGGCTCCTTTATCCAGCAAGCTGCCGCTGTCACTGCCACCGTCACCGAAGTTGGAAAGTGGGAGTACTGGCTGCAAATCGAAAGCGAGGACCGCGCTTGGTTGGGCATCCCGATTATCGCAGATATCAACCCTGTCTTCAACTTTGAGTTCTTGTCCTTCATCTTCAACCACTTCTCTGCCGATGGCTCAGCATACTCTTGGCTGCTCCGTTTCAAGGACCAGCCGACTTTGGAACGTTTCCAAGAAGCTCTTCTCCGAGCTTTGTGGGAGCAGCTGAACGAGGTCAAGTGGGAAAAGAAGACGGACAGAGAGCAGGAGTACATTACCTCCGCTTTCAATGATTTGGTTATGGAAGATACACCCGAAgagcaggaggaggaggaagaggaagaggagtaCGAAGATGCAGAGGATGATGCGCAGCGTAGCGAGCATTACGACAGCGACGAGGAGGATGACGATGTTGAGACCAAGGACGAAGATGGCAACGTTAACTCTCAGCTTGCTGTTGGCTACAAGCATGACCGGTCCTTCGTCGTGCGCGGATCCAAGATCGGCGTCTTCAAGCACACGGCGAACAACAATCTCGAGTTCTCCACCAACATTTCCAAGGTCGAGACTCCCAAGGGCACACTGTTCAGCCCCAAGAAGGTCATGCTTCACAACGAGGATCGCAACATGATTCTTCAGAACGAGTCGGATCCCAATAAGCTGTATCGTATGGATCTCGAGTACGGCAAGGTCGTTGACGAGTGGAATGTTCATGAGGACATTCCTGTTCTCAACTTTGCTCCCGAGAACAAGTTTGCCCAGATGACTCACGAGCCGACCTTCCTTGGTATCTCGAAAAATGCCCTCTACCGCGTCGACCCCCGTTTATCCGGCACCAAGCTGGTTGATTCTCAGCTGAAGCAGTACGTTTCCAAGAACGACTTCTCGGCTATCTCTACTACGGAGAAGGGATACATCGCCGTCGCTTCCAACAAGGGCGATGTACGCCTCTTCGATCGCCTAGGAATCAACGCCAAAACCCACATCCCCGCTCTCGGTGAAGCCATTCTCGGTCTCGACACATCCGCCGACGGTCGCTGGGTCCTCGCCACCTGCCGAACGTACATCCTGCTCATCGACGCGATGCAAAAGTCTGGCAAGAACGAGGGCAAGCTTGGTTTCGAAAAGTCTTTCGCGGCTTCCGACAAGCCTCAACCTCGCCGCCTGGCTCTGACACCCGAGCACGTTGCCCAGTTCGCCCACGAGACCGGCAAGCCTGTGTCATTCACACCTGCGCGCTTCAACGCCGGCGAGGGCGTCGAGGAGACGAGCATCATCACCGCCACCGGCCCGTACATTGTGGAGTGGAGCCTGAAGAAGGTCCTGCGCGGAGCCAAGGCCGCCTACCGCATCAAGCGCTACGCTGAAGAGGTCAAGGCCGACGACTTCAAGTTCGGAACGGACAAGAACGTCATCGTCGCCCTCCCCAACGAGGTCAACATGGTCGGCAAGCAGGGTCTCAAGCGCCCTACTCGCGAGAGCATCGCCGGCAACTTTGCACAGCTCAGCATGGGCCGCAGGGATTCTGGACGGATCACGACGCCCAAGAGCGGTCGGTACAAGTTGGGCAAGGAGGATATCGTCGCGTCGCCGTACTGA